GGCCTTTTCATTTTGAAGCATATAAATATGCACGGGAATAAACGCAAATAGCATTACAATAATACCCCAAGCGGCCTCAATTTGTGTGTTTTTATTAAGCAACATAAATCCGAGTATCATTTCAATAATACCGCTCAGCACTACGATTGTACCATGTGCAGGAATGTAAGGTGGCAAGACGCGTTCGTAGAGTTTAGGTTTTCGAAAGTGATTCATTCCGGCAAGCACTAAAAGTACGCCCAGTAAATATTGATGCCAAGGTAACATAGCTTAATTTTAATTTTTAAAAGTAATCTTTTTGAAACTTTTACCAACCTAGATATTCTTAAAAAGTGAAAGCCTTTCTATTTTTTAGAAAGGCTTT
This region of Aequorivita marisscotiae genomic DNA includes:
- a CDS encoding DoxX family protein, yielding MLPWHQYLLGVLLVLAGMNHFRKPKLYERVLPPYIPAHGTIVVLSGIIEMILGFMLLNKNTQIEAAWGIIVMLFAFIPVHIYMLQNEKAAIKLPKWLLILRLPLQLGLMYWAYLYT